ATCGTGGTTTATCCATTAGATTTAATCCATTCCGTTACAATCCTAAGACTGGAGAACTGAAGGTTATAAAAAGAATTGTAGTTGAGGTATATGAGTCAGGTAAGGGCGGTGTAAATGTATTAAATAAGCCACATGGTGCGATTACAAGGGAGTTTTTAGATATCTACGAAACGGTTTTTCTCAATTTCAATGAAACCCGATATGATTCCATTACTGAACGGGCTGGCAGGATGTTGATAATTACTGCGGATGCTTATATGTCCAATATGCAACCTTTTAAAACATGGAAAAGACAAAAGGGTATTCAAACAAAAATGGTACCTATATCGGTCGTTGGGAATACACCAACAAACATAAAGAACTACATACAGAACGAATATAATCAAGGCGGTCTGGTTTGGGTATTATTGGTTGGTGATGGTAATGAAGTTGTTCCGGGTGTTGGAACAATTGGTGCCGCTAATGGTGCAGATGCCGATCCAGTATATGCCTATTGTGCTGGTAGCGATTATTATCCTGATATTTATATTTCCAGATTTAGTTCGCGTGGTGGTAATGCGGTGAATATTGACAAGCAGGTGAGTCGTTCTATAAATTATGAGAAAACACCGCAAACCGGGGCGAATTGGTATAATATTGGTTTAGGTGTGGCGAGCAACCAGGGTACCCCTGCTGATTCAACAAGATGCAACTGGTTACGCGATTCTTTGTTAACGCCGAAATATTATTACACTGCGGTGAACAAAAGTTATGATTCCTGGGGAACAACGCAAATGATAAAGAATTTTATTGAGGCAGGAACAAGTATCATAAATTACATTGGACACGGTTCTACCACCAGTTGGGTGAACGGTGGTGGGTTTACTAATAACGACCTATTGGGTTTGAACAACCCGTGGAAACTGCCTTTTGTTATTTCAGTAGCGTGTGTAGTAGGCAATTTTGATGGCAATGATTGTTATTGTGAGGTTTCAGTGACAGTTGGAACCGTTGAAAATCCAAATGGATTTTTGGCACACTGGGGTTCAACGATAAATCAATCCTGGGTTCCACCATGTATCGGACAAGAAGGAGCGGTCAATCTTCTGACGCACAACAAGAAAAATACCTTTGGTGGATTGTGTTTTAATGGTGCCTGCTATATGATTGATTATTATGGTCCGACAAATGCCGCAGGCATTGAGATGGCGCAGACCTGGCATATTTTTGGCGATGCTTCGGTACAGGTGCGCACAAATACACCGCAGGCAATGACGGTGAACCATCCGTCTTCAATAAATATTGGACAGACGACATTTAGTGTAAGTGTACCCAATGTGGGCGCGGCGCTTGTTGGATTGTACATTGATACTCTATTAGTAGGAAGCGGTTATACAAATTCGGCGGGTAATGTTACAATTACATTAAATCCTCCACCCAGTGCTCCAGGCACTATGTATATTACCGTTACTGCTTATAATAAAATTCCTTATCTCGGCTCTGTGCCAATTGTTTCATCATCAGGTCCTTATATATTACTGGGCAGAATGATTTTGAATGATTCGGGGGGTAATGGCCAGGTAAATCCCGGTGAGACGGTGAATTTAGGTGTTTATGGGAAGAATGTCGGCAGTTCGGCTGCCCAGGGGGTGTATGGAAAACTAACCGAATCCGATCCTTATGTTTCTATTTCCATTGATTCATCCTGGTACGGAAATATTCCGGTTA
This portion of the candidate division WOR-3 bacterium genome encodes:
- a CDS encoding C25 family cysteine peptidase, yielding MNRIIIASFVSLVLLFASVAKPPEVNILSDRGSSITVEFKISGYDIEPVEINGNTSYRIVLPNCATYMEKGYPELPVINKSIIIPDDGLMSYRILSVEEETKLIGKIIPSKGNLYRNINPEDVPYTFGKIYDLNTFWPGEIIQLSEPFILRDYRGLSIRFNPFRYNPKTGELKVIKRIVVEVYESGKGGVNVLNKPHGAITREFLDIYETVFLNFNETRYDSITERAGRMLIITADAYMSNMQPFKTWKRQKGIQTKMVPISVVGNTPTNIKNYIQNEYNQGGLVWVLLVGDGNEVVPGVGTIGAANGADADPVYAYCAGSDYYPDIYISRFSSRGGNAVNIDKQVSRSINYEKTPQTGANWYNIGLGVASNQGTPADSTRCNWLRDSLLTPKYYYTAVNKSYDSWGTTQMIKNFIEAGTSIINYIGHGSTTSWVNGGGFTNNDLLGLNNPWKLPFVISVACVVGNFDGNDCYCEVSVTVGTVENPNGFLAHWGSTINQSWVPPCIGQEGAVNLLTHNKKNTFGGLCFNGACYMIDYYGPTNAAGIEMAQTWHIFGDASVQVRTNTPQAMTVNHPSSINIGQTTFSVSVPNVGAALVGLYIDTLLVGSGYTNSAGNVTITLNPPPSAPGTMYITVTAYNKIPYLGSVPIVSSSGPYILLGRMILNDSGGNGQVNPGETVNLGVYGKNVGSSAAQGVYGKLTESDPYVSISIDSSWYGNIPVNDSVLGAPYYRFTVANNCPNNYNVNFTLTFKDASNNTWTSNPVVTVYAPVLTYQSVAVTGGNGNGILDPGETANLVVTIKNEGGAVASNV